AGCCACATCCAGGGCAGCGACTACGTCGGCTCCATGGTGGTCATGGAGGACGGGCTCCCCAAGAAGAGCGAGTACCGCCGCTTCAAGATCCGCGAGGTCGACCAGAACGACGACTTCGCGGCCATGGAGGAGGTGCTCACGCGACGCCTGACCGCCTACCTGGCCGAGCGGGAGAAGCCCGCCGACGAGCGGCCGGGGCGCTTCGCCTATCCGCCCCAGCTCCTGGTGGTGGACGGTGGCAAGGGTCAGCTGTCGGTGGCCATCCGCGTCCTCGAGAACCTCGGCCTGGCCGACGAGATCCCGGTGGCCTCGCTGGCGAAGCGCTTCGAGGAGGTCTACGTGCCGGGGGAGTCGGACCCGATCCGCCTGCCCCGCCAGTCCGAGGCGCTCTACCTGCTGCAGCGGATCCGCGACGAGGCGCACCGCTTCGCCATCTCGTACCACCGCGAGCTGCGCGGCAAGCGCATGACCAAGAGCGCCCTCGACGACATCCCGGGCCTCGGCCCCACCCGAAAGAAGCGCCTCGTGAAGGAGCTCGGCGGGGTGAAAGCGGTCAAGGAGGCCGATGTGGAGACCCTGCGAGCCCTACCGTGGCTGCCCGACAAGGTGGCCGACGCCGTGTTCGACAAGCTCCACCGGGCCGGTCGGCGATGAGCGCCGAGGGCGGCCGCAGCGGGCCTGATCCGCGGGACCCGGACGACCTCTGGGAGACCCACGCCGGCTGGTGGCAGGACGGCTTCACCGAGGGCGCCGACCCGGAGTACGAAGAGCAGATCCTGCCGTTGGCGGCCGAGCACCTCGCCGGTGCCCACACCGTGCTCGACGTCGGGACGGGGGAGGGGCAGGTCGCCCGACTCGCCCTCGCCGGCGGCGCCACCCGGGTGCTGGGCGTGGATCCGACCCTGGCGCAGGTGGTCGAGGCGGCGCAGCGTGGCGGCGGGCCGACCTACGCCCGCGCCGGCGCCGACCGGCTGCCGGTGGCGTCGGGCTCGATCGACGCGGTGGTGGCCTGCCTCGTGTTCGAGCACATCGAGGCGGTGGACGAGGCCATCGCGGAGGTGGCCCGGGTCCTGGCCCCCGGCGGTCGTTTCCTGTTCTTCCTCAACCATCCGCTGCTCCAGACGCCGAACAGCGGCTGGATCGACGACCAGGTGCTCGACCCACCCGAGCAGTACTGGCGCATCGGCCCGTATCTCGTCGAGGACCGCACCATCGAGCAGGTCGAGAACGGGGTGTTCATCCCCTTCATCCACCGACCCCTCAGCCGCTACGTGAACGCGTTGGCCGCCAATGGCCTCGTCGTGACCCGCATGGAGGAGCCGGCGCCGCCGCCGGGCTTCCTGGCCCGGGCCCCGGAGTACCAGGAGGCGTCGACCATTCCCCGCCTCCTGTTCCTGCGGGCGGAGCCGCACCCCGGCTGAGGACCCCTCGGTAGGCTGGGCCCATCAGCGAGATCATCATCATCGCCGGGCTCTCCGGAGCCGGCCGCTCCCAGGCGGCCGACAACCTCGAGGACCTCGGCTGGTTCGTCATCGACAACCTGCCACCTGCACTCATGCCGAAGGTGTCCGAGCTGGCCCAGGCGCCCGGCTCGGGCTACGAGCGGGTGGGCCTGGTGGTGGGTGCGTCGGGGCCCGACCACAGCGAGGTGCTCGAGTCCCTGCGGGCGTTGCGCTCCACCGACGCGATGGTGCGGGTCCTGTTCCTCGACGCCTCCACCGAGGTGCTCGTGCGCCGCTACGAGAGCACCCGGCGCCGCCACCCGCTGGCCGACGGTGACCGATTGGCCGATGCCATCGAGCGCGAGCGCGAGCTGCTCGACCCCGTCAAGGCGGGCGCCGACGTGGTCATCGACACCACCGAGCTGAACATCCACCAGCTGAAAGCCCGCATCGGCGACCTCTTCGGCGGCGACCGGGCCGACAACGGCATGCAGATCACCGTCGAGTCGTTCGGGTTCAAGCACGGCCTGCCCCTCGACGTCGACCTCGTGCTCGACTGCCGCTTCCTGCCGAACCCCCACTGGGTGGACGAGTTGCGGCCCCTCTCGGGGCGGGACGAACCGGTCAAGGAGTACGTGCTGGGCCAGCCCGCCGCCGTCGCCTTCCTCGACCACCTCAGCAAGCTGCTCCGCCTGCTGGTGCCGGCCTACCAGCACGAAGGCAAGTCGTACCTGACCATCGCCTTCGGGTGCACCGGCGGCCGCCACCGCTCGGTCGCCATCGCCGAGGAGGTGGCGGAGCAGCTGCGCTCACGCGGGGAGCGCCCGGCGGTCAGCCATCGAGACATCGACCGTTGAAGCCGGAGGACGAGGCCGAGGCCGAGGCCGTGGACCCGGTGGGCGAGGCCCGAACCCACGAGGGGTCGGCCCGGCGAGGACCGAGCCGAGAACGGGAAGCGAGCAATGGCCTCGGCTGCGGACCCCGGGTGGCAGCCGTCGGCGGCGGTCACGGGCTCGCCGCGTCCTTGCGCGCCGCCCGCCGCTACGCCGGCGAGCTGACCGCCATCGTGGCGGTCGCCGACGACGGAGGCTCCAGCGGGCGGCTGCGCGAGAGCATCGCCCTGCCGCCGCCCGGCGACCTGCGCAAGTGCCTCGCCGCGCTCGCCGCCGAAGACTCGCTCCTGGCCCGGGCCTTCGACCACCGCTTCGACGCGGGGGAGCTGGAAGGCCACGCGCTGGGCAACCTGCTCATCACCGGCCTGGCCGACGCCGGCGGCGACTTCCAGGCCGCCCTCGACGAGGTCGGCCGTCTGCTGGGCGCGGTCGGGCGGGTCCTGCCCGCCACCACCGAGCCCGTCGTGTTGAAGGCCGAGGCCGGCGGCGACGAGGTGGCCGGTCAGGTGGCGGTGTCGAACGCAGTCGGCATCACCCGCGTGTCGCTGACGCCGCCTGATCCGCCCGTGGCACCCGGCGTCGTGGAGGCCATCGAGGGGGCGGACCAGATCGTGATCGGCCCCGGCTCCCTCTACACCAGCGTGCTGGCTGCCGCAGCGGTGCCGGGTGTGCGGGCGGCGCTGGCCCGGACGTCGGCCCGCAAGGTGTACGTCTGCAACCTGGCCCCGGAGATCCCCGAGACCGCCGGCTACGGCGTGGGTGACCACGTCGACGCCCTCCGGGCCCACGGCCTGGAGGTGGACGTCGTCGTCTGCCACGAGGGCGGCTTGCCCACCGACGGGCTCGACGTGGAGGCCGTGATGCGTCCCATCGCCCGCCCCGGCGGCCTCGCCCACGACCCCGCGCTGCTCGCCGAGGTCCTCGCCGGGCTCACGTGAGCCCCCAAAGGGCTTCCTGGAGAAGGTTGGGACCTTCGCAACTGGCACCGCGCCGCGGCGACGTGGTCGGATAGGTGCAGATCCCCGAACTCTCAACGGAGGCACACCCGCAATGACCATCCGCGTCGGCGTCAACGGCTTCGGCCGCATCGGCCGCAACTTCTTCCGTGCCGTCAAGGAGCAGGGCGCCGACATCGAGTTCGTCGCCGTCAACGACTTGGGCGACGTCGCCACGATGGCGCACCTCCTCAAGTACGACTCGGTGATGGGCACCCTCGACGCCGACGTCAAGGCCGTCGACGGTGGCATCGAGATCGACGGCAAGGCCCTGAAGGTGCTGGCCGAGCGCGATCCCGCCGCCCTGCCGTGGGGCGATCTCGGCGTCGACGTCGTGGTCGAGTCCACCGGCTTCTTCACCGACCGGACCAAGGCCGCCGCCCACCTCGAGGCCGGCGCTCCCCGCGTCATCATCTCCGCCCCCGGCAAGGACGCCGACGCCACCTTCGTGGTCGGCGTGAACGACGACACCTACGACGCCGAGGCGCACAAGGTCATCTCGAACGCCTCCTGCACCACCAACTGCTTCGTGCCCATGATCAAGGTGCTCGACGACGCCTTCGGCGTCGAGCGCGGCCTCATGACCACCGTGCACGCCTACACCGGTGACCAGTCCCTCGTGGACGGCCCCCACAGCGACCTGCGCCGGGCCCGCAGCGCCGCCATCAACATCATCCCGTCGTCGACCGGCGCCGCCCGCGCCACCGGTCTCGTCCTCGAGGCCATGCAGGGTCGCCTCGACGGCACCTCCCTGCGGGTCCCCGTGCCCGACGGCTCCATCACCGACTTCGTGGGCATCCTCGACAAGGAGGCCTCGGTGGACGAGGTGAACGCCGCCTTCGAGGCCGCCGCCTCCTCGGGCCCGCTGTCCAAGGTGCTGAAGTACTCGGACGAGCCCATCGTGTCGTCGGACATCGTGGGCACGCCCTACTCCTGCACCTTCGACAGCAAGCTCACCATGGTGTCGGGGAACCTCGTGAAGATCCTCGGCTGGTACGACAACGAGTGGGGTTACTCGAACCGCCTCGTCGACCTCGTCGAGATCGTCGCCGCCTGAGGGCGGCACGGCGACAGGCGGTCCTGACATGAGCGTGCCGGTCCTGGAGGACCTCGGCGACCTCGACGGTCGCCGGGTCCTCGTCCGCGCCGACTTCAACGTCCCGTTGGAGGACGGCGAGATCACCGACGACCTGCGCATCCGGTCGGCCCTGCCCACCCTGCGCTGGTTGCAGGAGCAGGGCGCCACGGTCACGGCGTGCAGCCACCTCGGACGACCCAAGGGGGCGCCCGACCCGGCGTTCTCGATGGACCCCGTCCGGGCGCGGCTCGCCGAGCTGGCGCCGGGGGTCGAGCTGCTCGAGAACCTGCGCTTCGACCCGGGCGAGACGGGCAACGACCCGGCCTTCGTGCAGAAGCTGATCGAAGGTCAGGACGCCTACGTCAACGACGCCTTCGGCGCGTCGCACCGGGCGCACGCCTCCATCGTGGGGCCGCCGCAGTTCCTGCCGTCGGCCGCCGGGCGCCTGCTGGCCCGTGAGGCCGAGGTGCTGCTCGGCGTCCGCACCGACCCCCGCCACCCGTTCGTGGCCATCCTCGGCGGGGCCAAGGTGAGCGACAAGCTCGGTGTCATCGAGGCGCTGCTCCAGGTGGTGGACACGCTCATCGTCGGCGGCGGCATGTGCTTCACGTTCCTGGCGGCGCAGGGCAAGAGCATCGGCTCCTCGCTGGTCGAGCCCGACCAGATCGACACCTGTGCGCGGTTGCTGTCCGAGAGCGACGCCGTCCACCTGCCCAGCGACATCACGGGCCTCGGCCCGGGGGGCAAGATCGGCGACCCGTCGGCGGGCGGCGAGGTGCGCCAGTTCGGCACCAATCTGCCCGACGGCTGGATGGGCCTCGACATCGGTCCCGGGACCGCCGCCGAGTTCCTCGACATCATCGGCGAGGCCGGCACCGTGCTCTGGAACGGCCCCATGGGTGTGTTCGAGGACGAGCGCTTCGCGGCCGGCACCCGGGCGGTGGCCGAAGCCGTGGCGGACGCCCGCGGGTTCACCGTGGTCGGCGGCGGCGACAGCGCCTCGGCGCTGGCCAAGTTCGGGTTGGCCGATCAGGTCGACTACCTTTCGACGGGTGGCGGTGCGTCGCTCGAACTGCTGGAGCAGGGGGACCTGCCCGGCCTGAAGGCCCTCCGGGAGGCCCCCAATGCCTGAGGCGCGCAAGCCGCTGATCAGCGGCAACTGGAAGATGCACCACAACCACTTCGAGGCCATCCAGACGGTTCAGAAGCTGTCGTACGCGCTCGACGCCGAGGACTACCTCGCCGTCGACGTGTCGGTGCACCCGCCCTTCACCGACATCCGCTCGGTCCAGACGGTCATCGAGTCGGACAAGATGGACATGGCCCTCGGCGCCCAGAACTGCCACTGGGAGGACAAGGGCGCCTTCACCGGCGAGGTCTCGCCGTCGATGCTGGCCAAGCTGAACGTGAAGTACGTGATCGTGGGCCACTCCGAGCGCCGTGAGCTCTTCGGCGAGACCGACGAGGACGTCAACCGCAAGGCCCGGGCCGTGCTGGCGCAGCAGATGACGCCCATCCTGTGCTGCGGCGAGACCCTCGAGGAGCGCGAGGCGGGCACCACCGAGTCGAAGGTCGAGGGCCAGGTGCGGGCCGGCCTCGCCAAGATCACCAAGGAGCAGGTCGGCGGCATGGTCGTCGCCTACGAGCCCATCTGGGCCATCGGCACCGGCCGCACGGCCAGCGCCGAGGACGCCCAGGCTGTCTGTGGGTTCATCCGCGGCGTGGTCTCATCGGTGGCCGGCGCGGAGGCTGCCGCCACCGTGCGCATCCAGTACGGCGGATCGGTGAAGCCCAACAACGCCGCCGAGCTGATGGGCCAGCCCGACATCGACGGTGCCCTCGTCGGCGGCGCCAGCCTGGACCCCGACGACTTCAGCCGCATCGTCCGCTACCGACTGGGCTGAGGTCCGCTGGTCTTAGCCATCGTCCTCGACCTCGTCCCGCGCCCGGTGTCGTGCCGTGACGGGGCCTGACCGATAGGATCCATCCTCGTGCTCACCGCCATCGTCATCGGGATCCAGGTCATCGCCAGCCTGCTGCTGATCCTGCTCGTGCTGCTGCACAGCGGCAAGGGCGGCGGCCTCTCCGACATGTTCGGTGGTGGCCTCGGCGCCACGGCGGCGGGCTCGACGGTCGTCGAGAAGAACCTCGACCGCATCACCGTGGTCGCCGCGGTGGTCTTCGGCTTCACGACCATCGCCCTCGTCCTTTTGCTCGACTGAGCGTCGGCGCCCCGCCGGCGCCCTCTCCTCGGGCCGTTCGCCACCGGCATCCTTCGGGATTCGTTGTGCACTCTTCGTCGCCATGCGACGAAACCTGCACGAAGAACCGCGCACTCGACCCGCTCGGCTGACGGCCCGGCACGTTCTTTGGACCGTTCACCGCGCTCTGCGCGGTCATCGGTCCAAGGAATCGAACCGCCCGAGCAGGTGGCAGGCCGTCGTCTCGGACCGGGAAGCGTTCCGCGGAACGCTCAGGGGTAGGGCCAGCCGTTCGGCAGGCAGCCGTCGAGGCCCTTCGTCTGCTGCTGCATGACCGGCGCCAGCTGGCCGGCGCCGCCGCACATGTCGTGGCCGTGGGCCAGGACGTGGCCGAACTCGTGGTTGACGACGTAGTGGCGGTAGTCCTCGAGGGGCCCCGTCCACACGTCGATGCCCTCGTTCCAGCGGTCGAGGTTGATCACCGCCGTGTTGCCCTGCCCGCAGGAGTAGATCCCATTGGTGCGCAGCGGGGCGCACATCGCATCGGTGGTCCCCGGCGTGGCCAGCACGATGCGGGCCGATCCCCCGGCCTCGACCCGCTGCACGCTGAGGCTGCCGTCGGCGATCCAGCTCCGGGGGTCGCTCAGGGTGCCGTCGACGAAGGTGGCGAATGCCGTCGGGTCCACGCCGGTCGCGGTCTCCACCTCGACCGTATAGGTGCGGGGCGCGCCCGTGCCCGCCGGCCAGCTCGTTCCCGGCGCGGTCACGAAGGTGCCCGGCGCCGGCGGGGGAGCGGGGACCGTGGACGCCGTGGTCGGCGTCACCGCGCTCACCGCCCGCTGCACCAACGTGGTGCCGGTGGCGTCCGTGGTGTTCGGCCCCCCGCCCGAGGCGGCATCGTCACCACCACCGCACCCCACCAGGAGCCCCGACCCCACCAGCAGGGCCGCCAGCGCGACGAGGGACAGCCGACGCCCTCGTCCGTGGGCCACGACGCCGAGGCTACGGGGCGGTGGGTTGGTCGGGGAAGCCGGTGGGTGGGGTAGAGTGTCCGTCCGCCCGCACCCCGGGTGGGCCACGTCGGAGTGGCGGAATTTGGTAGACGCGCCAGCTTGAGGGGCTGGTGCCCGCAAGGGCGTGGGGGTTCAAGTCCCCCCTCCGACACCACCTGACCAGCGCGAATGCGCTGGTCAGCGGCCTTTTTGCCCCACGTTCGGGTCGGGCGGCGGAGCCTCTCGGCATGCTTCTGAGTGCCTTCAACCACGTCGCAGTGCTGACCGGTGACACCGAGCGGTTCCTCGAGTTCTACGCCAACGTGTTCGGCGCCACGCACGAGGTGCTGGAGGACGGCGACGGCTTCCGGGCCACGCTCGTCTGGGTCACGCCGACCTCCGAGCTCAACGTGTTCGAGCTGCGGGGCAACCCCGAGCAGGAGCGCCAGGTGCCGATGTTCGGTCGGGGCCGGCTGGACCACTTGGCGTTCGAGGCGGCCTCGCTCGAGGCCTTCGACGAGATCCGTGACCGCCTGCTCGCCCGCGACGCCACGGACGGCTTCGTCACGGACTTCGGCCCACGTGCTCAGCGTGTTCTTCCGGGATCCGGACTGGTTCGAAGCGGAGGTGTGCCTGCAGAACCCCGATGCGACGCCCGGTCGGTACAACCCGCCAGGGACACCGTCTCTGCGGTACCACCCGGCGGGAACGCCGCCGCCTGAACGGCTCAGCGGGCCGCCCGACCGTCCCTGACGTCGGTCACCCGCAGGAACTCCAGCGAGCGCGGGCCCTCAGCGGGCTGCGTCCGCGAGCACCCACACCGGAACACCCTGCCGTCCTCGGGCGCAGGCACGTCGCCGTGTAGATTCGCCGCCGCCGCACCCTCCGACCACGAAGGATCGCTGTGCCTGCTGTCTCCGCCCTCCTGTTGTCCACCTTCCTTGTCGCCTCCACCGTCACTGGATCGGGCGAAGGGCAGGCCTTCACCGTCACCCCGAATCCGGCGCCCGCCGGGGCGACGGTCACGCTCGCCGGTGGATGCCCCTCGACGGCCTCGTCGTTCCCGATCAGCATCACCGACCCCGACGACAACACCATTGCATCAGGGACGGCTCCCTCCGACGGCCTGGGCGACTTCTCCGGGACCCTGCAGATCCCCGCAGACGCGACCCCCGGCGGCGGGTACATCGCGGCGGTGGAGTGCAACGACAAGGAAGAACTGGTGACCAGGTTCAGCGTCATCGCCGACCCCGGCGCGACGCCGCCCACAACGGCGCCGCCGACCGAGTTGCCCCCGCAGGCACAGCCTGCTGACGCAACTGCGATCGCACCGGCGTTCACCGGCTGACGCCCGCACCCGAAGATCAGTCACGGAGGTTTCGGGGCTGCCGTCACCGGTGATGTCCGTGGCACATTCGACCCGGCGGAGTTCGGGGCGACCTGCTCCCGCCGTCTCTTCCAGGGTGGGCGCTGGGTCTTCGACCTCGACGTGAGGTGCCATACCCTGCACTGGGGGCAGAAGTAGGCCCCTCGCTCCCGCCGTCCGGCCGATCTGTCGGACTTCCGTCGGATCGCCCGGAGAGCTGCGAGGGCATCCCACTCGGACGGGTACGGACGTTTCGTGCAATCGGCCATGTCGACCGGGCTCCTCGAGCCAAGGCACCCAGCGGCTCATATCCGCCCGAAGTACCGAGTCAGCGCCTCATAGCTCTGACCCACGGAGCACCTTCTGGGTGCAATTGCGGTGGACTGTAGCTGACGATCCGTCCTTTGTCTCGGGAGGAGGAAGGACGCGTCGGCCGCCGCCGGCCTACCGCCAGCGGTAGCGGATGGGGAGGTGCTTCACGCCGCTGACGAAGTGGCTCTGGGCCCATTCGGCGTCGCCGGCGGGCTCGAGCTCGGCGAGCTGGTCGACCAGGCGGCGGAGGAACGAGCGCAGCTCGCGGCGGGCGAACTGGGCGCCGAGGCAGAAGTGGGCGCCGACGCCGAAGGAGAGCAGGCGGTCGGCATCGGTGCGGGTGACGTCGAAGGTCATCGAGTCGGCGAAGACGTCCTCGTCACGGTTGGCCGACGGGTACGAGAGGAGCACGCCGCCGCCGTCGGGGATGTCGACGCCGCGGATGGTCGTCGGCTCCGTGGCGTACCGCATGAAGTGGCGCACGGGGGTGGTCCAGCGGATCATCTCGTCGGCCGCTCGGGCCACGGCGTCGTCGTCAGCGTCCTGGAGCGCCTCCCACTGCCCCGGGTGGGCGAGGATCGCCTCGAGCCCGCCGGAGAGCGCGAACGACGTCGTGTCATGGCCGGCGGTGGCCACGAGGATGTAGTACCAGAGCCGCTCGGCGTCACCCATGGGGCAGCCGTCGACCTGGCCATTGGCGATGACCGAGGCGAGGTCGTCGGCGGGGCAGGCCCGGCGGTCCTCCGTGACCTCGTTGAAGTACTGGATGAACGTCATCACCGATCGGGCGACCCGCATGGCGGGATCGGTGTCGTCGCCGAGGAACTCGGGGTCGTTGGCGCCGAAGATCCCCTGGGTGAGGTCCATCATCATCGGCTCGTCCGACTCGGGGACGCCGTAGATGTCCATGATGATGCGCAGCGTGTACGGCTGGGCGATGTCGACGGCGAAGTCGCACTCGCCGTCGAGGGCGCGCATCCGGTCGATGAAGTGGTCGGCGATGGCGTCGATACGGGACTGACGGGCGCCCACCGCGGCGGGCTTGAACCAGTCGTTGGTCACCTTGCGGTGCGCCGTGTGCTCGTGGTCGTCCAGCTGCACGAGCGAGCGGGGGACGAACGGGCTGGCGAGCATCTCCTCCTGGGCAGCGTCGGGGGAGAGGACCACCCGGGCCGTGCTCTTCCAGTGGTCGTCGTCGCGGGACACCGCGAACACGTCCTCGTGGCGGGTCAGCACCCAGAAGGGGCTGAACTCGTCGTCCTCGACCACCAGGATCGGCTCCGTGCGGCGGAGGTCGGCCACCTGCTCGTGCCAGTCGGCCATGTCGCCCCAGCGGGCGGGACGGTGGAAGAGCCCGCCGGCGTCGCTCGTCCGAGTGGCGACGGTCACGTTCCCCGCCCTTTTGCACTCGACCGCCTCGACCCGTCTAGTGGAGAGGCGCAACGCGGGCGACGAGGACGGGACA
This region of Acidimicrobiales bacterium genomic DNA includes:
- a CDS encoding class I SAM-dependent methyltransferase, whose product is MSAEGGRSGPDPRDPDDLWETHAGWWQDGFTEGADPEYEEQILPLAAEHLAGAHTVLDVGTGEGQVARLALAGGATRVLGVDPTLAQVVEAAQRGGGPTYARAGADRLPVASGSIDAVVACLVFEHIEAVDEAIAEVARVLAPGGRFLFFLNHPLLQTPNSGWIDDQVLDPPEQYWRIGPYLVEDRTIEQVENGVFIPFIHRPLSRYVNALAANGLVVTRMEEPAPPPGFLARAPEYQEASTIPRLLFLRAEPHPG
- the rapZ gene encoding RNase adapter RapZ, which gives rise to MSEIIIIAGLSGAGRSQAADNLEDLGWFVIDNLPPALMPKVSELAQAPGSGYERVGLVVGASGPDHSEVLESLRALRSTDAMVRVLFLDASTEVLVRRYESTRRRHPLADGDRLADAIERERELLDPVKAGADVVIDTTELNIHQLKARIGDLFGGDRADNGMQITVESFGFKHGLPLDVDLVLDCRFLPNPHWVDELRPLSGRDEPVKEYVLGQPAAVAFLDHLSKLLRLLVPAYQHEGKSYLTIAFGCTGGRHRSVAIAEEVAEQLRSRGERPAVSHRDIDR
- a CDS encoding YvcK family protein; translation: MAAVGGGHGLAASLRAARRYAGELTAIVAVADDGGSSGRLRESIALPPPGDLRKCLAALAAEDSLLARAFDHRFDAGELEGHALGNLLITGLADAGGDFQAALDEVGRLLGAVGRVLPATTEPVVLKAEAGGDEVAGQVAVSNAVGITRVSLTPPDPPVAPGVVEAIEGADQIVIGPGSLYTSVLAAAAVPGVRAALARTSARKVYVCNLAPEIPETAGYGVGDHVDALRAHGLEVDVVVCHEGGLPTDGLDVEAVMRPIARPGGLAHDPALLAEVLAGLT
- the gap gene encoding type I glyceraldehyde-3-phosphate dehydrogenase, which produces MTIRVGVNGFGRIGRNFFRAVKEQGADIEFVAVNDLGDVATMAHLLKYDSVMGTLDADVKAVDGGIEIDGKALKVLAERDPAALPWGDLGVDVVVESTGFFTDRTKAAAHLEAGAPRVIISAPGKDADATFVVGVNDDTYDAEAHKVISNASCTTNCFVPMIKVLDDAFGVERGLMTTVHAYTGDQSLVDGPHSDLRRARSAAINIIPSSTGAARATGLVLEAMQGRLDGTSLRVPVPDGSITDFVGILDKEASVDEVNAAFEAAASSGPLSKVLKYSDEPIVSSDIVGTPYSCTFDSKLTMVSGNLVKILGWYDNEWGYSNRLVDLVEIVAA
- a CDS encoding phosphoglycerate kinase translates to MSVPVLEDLGDLDGRRVLVRADFNVPLEDGEITDDLRIRSALPTLRWLQEQGATVTACSHLGRPKGAPDPAFSMDPVRARLAELAPGVELLENLRFDPGETGNDPAFVQKLIEGQDAYVNDAFGASHRAHASIVGPPQFLPSAAGRLLAREAEVLLGVRTDPRHPFVAILGGAKVSDKLGVIEALLQVVDTLIVGGGMCFTFLAAQGKSIGSSLVEPDQIDTCARLLSESDAVHLPSDITGLGPGGKIGDPSAGGEVRQFGTNLPDGWMGLDIGPGTAAEFLDIIGEAGTVLWNGPMGVFEDERFAAGTRAVAEAVADARGFTVVGGGDSASALAKFGLADQVDYLSTGGGASLELLEQGDLPGLKALREAPNA
- a CDS encoding triose-phosphate isomerase, translating into MPEARKPLISGNWKMHHNHFEAIQTVQKLSYALDAEDYLAVDVSVHPPFTDIRSVQTVIESDKMDMALGAQNCHWEDKGAFTGEVSPSMLAKLNVKYVIVGHSERRELFGETDEDVNRKARAVLAQQMTPILCCGETLEEREAGTTESKVEGQVRAGLAKITKEQVGGMVVAYEPIWAIGTGRTASAEDAQAVCGFIRGVVSSVAGAEAAATVRIQYGGSVKPNNAAELMGQPDIDGALVGGASLDPDDFSRIVRYRLG
- the secG gene encoding preprotein translocase subunit SecG, with protein sequence MLTAIVIGIQVIASLLLILLVLLHSGKGGGLSDMFGGGLGATAAGSTVVEKNLDRITVVAAVVFGFTTIALVLLLD
- a CDS encoding DUF3152 domain-containing protein produces the protein MAHGRGRRLSLVALAALLVGSGLLVGCGGGDDAASGGGPNTTDATGTTLVQRAVSAVTPTTASTVPAPPPAPGTFVTAPGTSWPAGTGAPRTYTVEVETATGVDPTAFATFVDGTLSDPRSWIADGSLSVQRVEAGGSARIVLATPGTTDAMCAPLRTNGIYSCGQGNTAVINLDRWNEGIDVWTGPLEDYRHYVVNHEFGHVLAHGHDMCGGAGQLAPVMQQQTKGLDGCLPNGWPYP
- a CDS encoding VOC family protein, which produces MLLSAFNHVAVLTGDTERFLEFYANVFGATHEVLEDGDGFRATLVWVTPTSELNVFELRGNPEQERQVPMFGRGRLDHLAFEAASLEAFDEIRDRLLARDATDGFVTDFGPRAQRVLPGSGLVRSGGVPAEPRCDARSVQPARDTVSAVPPGGNAAA
- a CDS encoding cytochrome P450, which gives rise to MTVATRTSDAGGLFHRPARWGDMADWHEQVADLRRTEPILVVEDDEFSPFWVLTRHEDVFAVSRDDDHWKSTARVVLSPDAAQEEMLASPFVPRSLVQLDDHEHTAHRKVTNDWFKPAAVGARQSRIDAIADHFIDRMRALDGECDFAVDIAQPYTLRIIMDIYGVPESDEPMMMDLTQGIFGANDPEFLGDDTDPAMRVARSVMTFIQYFNEVTEDRRACPADDLASVIANGQVDGCPMGDAERLWYYILVATAGHDTTSFALSGGLEAILAHPGQWEALQDADDDAVARAADEMIRWTTPVRHFMRYATEPTTIRGVDIPDGGGVLLSYPSANRDEDVFADSMTFDVTRTDADRLLSFGVGAHFCLGAQFARRELRSFLRRLVDQLAELEPAGDAEWAQSHFVSGVKHLPIRYRWR